The genomic window CTTGCGTTGGCGCTCGGTCAGTCCGGCGTTGATGTCGGTGCCCTCGCCCTCGAACGCCTTCGCGGTCGGAACCGCTGCGGGTTTGCCCGCCGACTTCGTTGTCGACTGCCCGGTCGATCTCGGCGCCGATTTCGCCGACCCTGACGAGGTCTCGTCCTTCATTCGTGCGTCCTCCTGCGTCGTACGCGCGTTCGGTTCGGTCTGGACGAGAGTTCTCCGGCCTCGGGCAATGTTCCAGTCTCGGGACGATGTTCCAGTCTCGGGGCCAAGTTCCGGTCTCGGTAGTACCTGTCGAACGCGTGGGGTGGATGTGACGTGTGGTTTCTGACACGAATCTAGCCCGTAAACGCTGTTCGATCAAACATCTGTTCGATCCGTGTCGCACTTTCTGCTGACTTTGTCGGAGTCGCGTGATAGAACTTCGAACAAGCGTTCATCGAACGCCTGATCGAATAACCGATTCGATCGCGTTCGACACGTCCCATCCAGCGGAGGTTCCGATGACCATCACAACCGACCGGCGAGTTGCCCCAGCACTGCGCGCATCGACCGGTAGCCGATCGCGGTCGGCCACGCCCACCCGTCGTCGCGGCACGGTGGAACGTCGCCGATACGTGCTGGATACGGCGGCGCGGCAGGGCGCACACGGGTCGGCCGTCGTTCACGGTTCCCCCGACGCGCAGACCGATCGCGCACATCGTGACGAGAAGATCTCGTGGAGCGCAATGGTCGCGGGTGTCGTTGCGACGGCCGTCGTGATCCTCGGCTTGGTGGCCGTCGCGAATCTACGCGCGGACGCGCTCGACTCGACGCCAGAATCCTCCGGCGCGCCGGTGGCGGTCGTGCAGGGGTTCGATGCCCCGTCTACGCCGTAGCGCGCTGTGCTGGGTGATCGAGGCGCGTTCGTAGGGCTCCGAGTATCCTCGATGCCTGTACCTCTCACGAGTCATTCGAGAGTGTGCAACGGCTACGACGGAGGCGCTTACATGCATTGCCCGTTCTGCAGGCATCCCGATTCCCGCGTGGTGGACTCGCGCGAAGCAGACGAAGGGCAGGCAATTCGGCGACGTCGGTCATGTCCGGAATGCGGTCGACGCTTTACTACCGTCGAAACGGCGGTGTTGGCGGTCGTCAAGCGCAGCGGCGTCACCGAACCCTTCTCCCGGGAGAAGGTCGTCAAGGGAGTTCGACGGGCATGCCAGGGTCGTGACGTAGACAACGACGCGCTGAATTTGCTGTCGCAGCAAGTTGAGGACGCAGTACGCGCCTCGGGTTCTGCCGAGATTCCCAGCCACGAGGTCGGCCTGGCCATCCTCGGGCCGTTGAGGGATCTCGACGAGGTCGCTTACCTTCGGTTTGCATCGGTCTATCGATCTTTCAGTTCTGCGGAAGATTTCGAGAAGGAAATCCACGACCTACGCGTACACCGCGAAACATCCGTCGTCGATTGAGTCACCGCGTCTGAGTCGCGTCTATCGAATCACGACTGTCGAGTCACGCCGATCAAGTCACGTTGTACGGTCACGTTAGCTGCTGCCGGCTGCAGCGATGGCTTTCAGAACGCGCTTCTCGGATACGGGATATGCGGTTCGGACGGTTTGAGCGAACAGTCCGACTCGAAGCTCTTCGATCATCCAGAACACATCGAGCACGGGCTTGCTGCTCTGCCGAGATTCGGGCAAAGATTTCAGGAGTCGGTCGTAGGCGTCGTAGACGCGGTCGAGAACATCCAGACCGGCATTGTCTCTAGCTGCGCTGCTCGGTAGTGAATTCAGTCTTACGGCTGCAGCTTTCAGATACCGCGGAACGTCGGCGAGCCGTGACGAGCCGAATTCGAATACGAATCCGTCGAATACGAGCGCCGCGAGTTGTTCGCGGACGTCGTCGGCCGCGTCACCCTGTTTGCCGTCCAGTTCGGCTTTGAGTTCGAGCGACTCGGTGAGGATCGGGCGAACGAGCGCGAGGAGGCCGGACGTCCGGCTTGTCACTTCGGCGCCGACGGCTTTGGACAACGCGGCGAACGCCTCGGGCGTCCGTACCGGTCCGCCGTGTGCGTCCATCGCTTCGTCGACGGCCGTCTTGCGGCAGTCTTCGAGCAAGTCGTCGATGCTGCCGTACGGATTCTGACCGAGAGCGAGCCGCTCCCGAGTCGGAATGCCCGCGATCAGAGCCTTGGTACCCCGCGGAGCCGATTCGAGCAGCAACCGTCGGGTCCCATCCCTCATCGCGGCCCGTTGACCCGCCGGTGTGCTGAGTACGCGCACCGCTACGCCACCGCTCTCGTGAACGAGCGCCGGATAGCCCGTGACGGTCTGGCCTGCTACCGATTTGGTCACGGTCTCGTCGAGAGTTCCCAGGCTCGATGAGGTCCAGGCAAGGGTCGGTGCCCGTTCGGCACCCCCGACCGCACTTGCTACTTCGCGAGTCACCCTGGTTGCCAGTGATTTTCGCAGCTCTACGAGATCCTTGGCGGAGCCGAGTTGCTTGCCGTCGGTGTCGACGGCGACGAACGTCATCTGCAGGTGTGCTGGTAGGCCGGACACATCGAAGTCGGTCGGGTCGATTCGAGTCGAGCCGAGCCTGGACAGCTCGCGTGCCAAGGCAGTGATCACAGGTTCGGTGCGCGGTTTCATGGATGCGAGCGCTGCCGCAGCGAAGTCAGGGGCAGGAACGACGGTGCGACGCTGTGCCTTCGGCAACAGTTTGATGAGGGTTGCCACCAGTTCGGCGCGCATGCCTGGAACCAGCCAGTCGAAGCCGACCGGCTGGACCTGCGCGAGAAGAGCGATCGGTATGCGCGCGGTCACGCCGTCGGCAGCCGACCCTGGTTCGAACTGATAGGTGAGGGGGAACTGAATTTCCCCTTGCCGCCACGCATCCGGGTAGTCACCGCCGAGTACGGAGGCGGCGTCCGGGTTCACGACGGTCTCGGCGGTGAAGTCGAGCAGGTCGGGGGTGCGTCGCCTGGTCTTCTTCCACCACGTGTCGAAGTGCCGCGCCGACACTGCCTCGGCGGCGATTCGGGCGTCGTAGAAGTCGTACAGCGCATCGTCGTCGACGACGATGTCGCGTCGTCGTGCCCGGTTCTCGAGTTCACCGACGTCTTCGAGCAGCGCGCGATTGCGGTGGAAGAACGGGTGCTGTGTTGTCCACTCGCCCTGAACCAGTGCATGTCTGATGAACAGCTCGCGCGAGGTCTCGGCGTCGATCGAGTGATAGTTCACCGGCCGACCCGTGACGAGGGGGATGCCGTAGAGAGTGACCCGCTCGTATGCCATGGCCGACTGACGCTTCGTCGACCAATGAGGTTCGGAGTAGGTGCGCTTCACCAGATGTGGGGCAAGCTGTTCGGCCCATTCGGGTTCGATCCGAGCGGCCATCCGCCCCCAGAGCCGACCCGTCTCGACGAGTTCGGCAGCCATGACCCACCTGGGTGGCTTCTTGAACAATCCGGACCCGGGGAATACCGCGAAGTGAGTTCCCCGTGCACCGAGGAACTCGCGTTTGTCACCCTCACGCAGCCCTATGTGAGACAGGAGGCCGGCGAGCAGCGACTGGTGCAGCGCCGCCGGGGTGGACGGAGCATCGGGGACGCTCCAGCCGAGGCCTCGTGTGATCTGACGCAGCTGACCGTGCAGATCCTGCCATTCGCGAATGCGGAGGTAGTGAAGGAACTCGCTCTTGCACATGCGCCGGAACTGGTTCGAGGACAGGTCGTTTCGCTGCTCGCGAAGGTACTTCCACAACTCGACGTAGGCAAGGAAGTCGGAGCTCTCCACGGCGAATCTCGCGTGCTTCTCGTCCGCCGCCTGTTGATGCTCGACGGGTCGTTCTCGTACGTCTTGGATCGACAGGGCTGACACCACGACGAGAGCGTCCGCGAGGGCACCGGAGTTGTTGGCCTCGACGAGCATCCTGGCCATGCGGGGATCGACTGGGAGCGACGCCAACTCCCGGCCGATCGGGGTCAACTCCGATTCGCCCGCGGATGTGGCGGGTTTCAGCGCACCGAGTTCTTCGAGGAGACCGATGCCGTCGCGGATACTGCGAGGATCCGGCGGTTCGACGAACGGGAACTGGTCGATCTTGCCGAGGCCGAGAGACGTCATCTGGAGAATGACCGACGCAAGGTTGGTGCGCAGAATTTCCGGTTCGGTGAACTGTGGCCGAGCGTCGAAGTCTTCCTCGGAGTACAGGCGGATACAGATTCCGTCTGCGACGCGCCCGCACCTGCCCGCGCGTTGCCGAGCCGACGCCTGCGAGATCGGTTCGATGGGGAGGCGTTGGACCTTGGTGCGCAGCGAGTAACGCGAGATGCGTGCGGTGCCTGGATCGACGACGTAGCGAATTCCGGGAACGGTCAGCGACGTCTCGGCGACGTTGGTGGACAGCACCACTCGGCGACCCGCGTGCGGGGTGAACACTCGGTGCTGTTCGGCGGCGGACAGCCGTGCGTACAGTGGGACGATCTCGGTTCCACGAAGTTGCTTGTCTCGCAGGGCATCCGCGGTGTCGCGGATCTCGCGCTCACCGGAGAGAAACACCAGGATGTCTCCGTCGCCCTCGCCGATCAGCTCAGCGACGGCGTCGCAGGTCGCGTCGACGGGGTCGAGGTCGATGGTGGTATCGCCTACGTCGACCGTCAGGGGGCGGTAACGCATCTCGACCGGGAAGGTTCGTCCCGAGACTTCGATGACGGGGGCAGACACGCCATCCCGAGCGAAGTGCTTCGCGAATCGTTCCGGATCGATGGTCGCCGAGGTGATGATTACCTTCAAGTCGGGGCGCCGGGGGAGCAGCTGCGCCAGATATCCGAGGATGAAGTCGATGTTCAGGCTTCGTTCGTGCGCTTCGTCGATGATCAGCGTGTCGTACTGACGCAGTATGCGGTCTCGCTGAATCTCGGCGAGCAGAATACCGTCCGTCATCAGCTTCACGAGCGTCGAATCGGAAGATTGATCGGTGAAGCGGACCTTGTATCCGATCGATTCGCCGATCGATTCACCGACTTCCTCGGCGATGCGTTCGGCAACGGTTCTCGCAGCGAGTCGACGGGGCTGAGTGTGTCCGATCGAGCCGCGGATGCCGCGTCCGAGTTCGAGACAGATCTTCGGGATCTGGGTGGTCTTACCGGAACCGGTCTCGCCCGCGACGATCACGACCTGGTTGTTCTGGATTGCCTCTGCGATGTCGTCCTTGCGTTGGCTGACCGGCAGTGCCTCGGGGTATTCGATGGTCGGTACGGCTGCGCGACGGTTGATCAATGCTATTTCCGCGCGCGCAATGTCGCTTTCGACCGCCACGAGGGCATCGGGAGTGCGGGCACGATCGAGTCGCCGGCGCAGTCGATGTTCGTCGCGAATCGAAACAGCGGACGTGCGTGCGAGGAGCGAGCGGCGAAGCTCGGATACCGTTGGAGTAGACATTCTTCGTCAAGGATAATCCGTGTTCGATATCGGGCCCGGTTCGGTTCCCTCCGAAACACCGCTCGCTGTGCAAAAATCCGTTCATGGCTGTCGATTCCGAACGTTCTGCGGTGGCATCCACAGGTGTGACGATCCGAGTTCTCCGGGTGGCTTTCGCTGCGCTCACCGCAGTCGCGCTGTTTGCGATCGTGCGAGACAGCTCGGTCGACCCGACCTTCTCGTACTCGAACTACTTCAGTTACTTCACCGTTCTCAGCAATGTGGGGACCGTGGTGGTCCTCGCTGTCGGTGGACTCCTCGACCCGCAGGGACTAGGCTGGCAACTCGTCCGCGGTGCCGTGACGCTGTATATGGTCATCACCGGCATCATCTACGCGGTCCTGCTGTCCGGAATCGAAGTCGGAATTCATGGGCAGTGGACCAACGACGTCGTACACCGCATCATGCCGGTCGTGATTCTTCTCGACTGGGTTCTGGTGCCTGCGCGCCGGCGGATATCGGAGGCACAGTCACTGGTGTGGCTGGCGTTCCCGCTCGTCTACGGTATCTACACACTGATCAGAGGCCCGTTCGTCGACTGGTATCCATATCCGTTCCTCGATCCTCGCGGTCAGGGCTACGTCGCCCTGCTCATCGGTCTGGTCGTGCTGACGACCGCGTTCGTACTCATGGCACTCGCGGTGAACGCAGTGGGCAGGCTGGGAAGTAGATGGCGATACGGAAGTTCGGCTCCGGCGGGGGAGTGACTAAGCTCCGGTGCATGTCTTCTGCGCCTGAGCCGACGTACGAATCCACTCATTCCGCGCTGTGGCACGGTTTCGCAGACATGGGAGCGGTGAGCAAGAATGGGCCGTTCGTCGTATCCCGAGGTGAGGGCGCCCACATCTGGGATCGTGAGGGCAACAAGTACCTCGATGCCACCGCAGGTCTGTGGTTCACCAACGTCGGGCACGGTCGTACCGAAATCGCGGACGCCGTCGCCGCGCAGCTGTCCTCACTCGCGCACTATTCCAACTTCGGCGACTTCGCATCGGAGCCGACGATGGCGTTGGCCGAGCGACTCGGCGAGATCGCTCCTGTCGCCGGGAGCAAGATCTTCTTCACCTCGGGCGGATCCGACTCCATCGACACCGCAGCCAAGCTCGCCCGACGCTACTGGCACGAGGTAGGCAAGCCCGACAAGACGTTGATCGTCGGACGGCAGAAGGCTTATCACGGTATGCACGTCGCCGGAACCTCGCTTGCGGGCATCCCGGTCAACCACGAGAACTACGGCACGTTGATGCCGGACGCACGGACGGTGGCCTGGGATGATGCGAAGTCGCTGCTGTCGCTGATCGAGGAGATCGGGGCCGACAAGGTTGCTGCGTTCTTCTGCGAGCCCATCATCGGCGCCGGTGGGGTGTATCTCCCTCCCGAGGGTTACCTGCAGGAAGTCCGGCAGATCTGCCGCGACAACGACGTATTGTTCGTCGCGGACGAAGTGGTGACGGGCTTCGGCCGTATCGGCGGTTCATGGTTCGCGTCGACGCGATTCGATCTTCAGCCCGACATCATGACGACCGCCAAGGGTCTCACCTCGGGGTATGTGCCGATGGGCGCAGTCTTCATCGCCCCGCACATCGCCGAGCCCTTCTTCGCCGGGGGTGTCTGGTGGCGCCACGGATACACGTACGGAGGTCATGCGGGCGCCGCCGCAGCAGCCATGGCGACACTCGACATCATGGAGCGCGAAAACCTGCTGCAGGAATCGGCACGCCTGGAATCCTCGTTGCACACACACCTAGCCCCATTGGCCGATCACGACCGTGTGCTCGAGGTTCGCAGCGGTCTCGGAGCAGTGGCAGCGGTCCAACTGAAGGATCCCGCCGAAGCGCTGCCGTTCGTCGGGACACTGCGCAAGCACGGTGTGTCCGGACGCGCTGCAGGTCAAGGCGCGATGCAGATCTCGCCGTCGTTCGTGATGACCGACGCCGAGGTGGAGGAACTCGCCGGACGGATACTCACCGCGCTCGGTTGAATCGGAGCTTCCCGGCGAGCTGTTTGCTTCTCGACACCGGAGGAGCGGGCTCCGGGTCGGCCGCGATCTCCGCGAATCGCGCGTGGAGCTGATCACGCACTTCGTCGGGCGCGTACGCACGGCGTTTACGTTCGGACTTGACCACCAACGCGCCCGTCGCTGCGACTCCGACGACGCCGGCCAGACCGAGAATCTTCCACACCTTCATCACCTCACCGTACTGCGCGCCGAACTAGGCTGACGGGTATGAGTGCATCGACTGTTTCCTTGGACACTGCCGTCGACGCGACACGCACTGGCGACATCTGGATCTTCCGGGGGCACTCGACAGCCGATCGTGCGATCCAGACGTTGACCAACAGTCCCGTCAATCACGTGGGCATGGCCGTCGTCATCGACGACCTACCTCCGCTGATGTGGCACGCCGAACTCGGAAAGACGTTGCAGGACATGTGGACCGGAAACTTCCAGCGTGGTGTGCAATTGCACGACCTGCGGGCTGCGGTTGTGCAGTGGTCGACCAAGTACGAGCAGGAGTGCTGGTTGCGGCAGATCGGCCACGCGGTCACACGTGAGCAGGAAGATGCGTTGATGCGCACCATCGCGCGCATGGACGGGACAGCCTTCCCGACGACAGCGAAGCTGGCAGGACGGTGGTTCAAGGGTCGGGTACCCACCTTCCGCAGAAGTGCGCATGAAGCGGCAGCCCTGGAAACCGCGTACTGTGCGGAAGTTGTTGCCCTGACCTACGACTCGATGGGCTTGCTGACGGGAAACAAAAAGGCGAACTGGTTCGATCCGGGAAAGTTCTGGAGCGGTGATCGTCTTCCGCTCGTGCCAGGGGTGACCCTCGGCGATGAGATTGCGGTGGATGTGCCAGCTGCTGACGGCTAGATCTCGATGGTGTTGCCGGCCACGGTGCGGCCACCCAGTTCGATCCAATCGTCGTCGCGTGTGGTGAGGAGTATCGACCCGCGACCTTGCCGGATCGTCACGCCTCGGCCGAGTCGGTCGGTGATCCAGACCGCGGCGGACCCCGTGGCTTCGTCCTCGTTGATACCCATGTCGGGTGCAAACATTCGCGATCGGATCGAGTTCTCGGCCTCGTCGACCCACGTCCACACGTAGTGGTGACCGTCCGTGAACGACGCCGGGTCCGTGGCCTCCACCTCCGCGATTGTCTTCACCTGATGTTCGACGAACGGCGGCGCCCATGACGCCTTGGCCCGGATCCATGTCGTGTCGCCGTCGAAGCGGACGCGGAGATCGGAGGCAGGCACCGACAACGTGTCGATCTTCGTACCGTGCTGGCACAACCACCAGGACAGTCCAACCGTCGGATGGCCGGCAAAGGGCAGTTCGGCAGCCGGGGTGTAGATGGTCGCCCATGCCCGTGACGACCCGTCGGAGGTGAAGAAGACGGTCTCGCTGAACCCGAGTTCGGTTGCAAGAGCCTGCCGGTCGGCCTCGGCGACCTCGTCGGCGCGGACTATACCCAAAGGATTTCCGTGTCCACCGCGATCGTCGGTGAACACGCGTACTACGGAAACCTCGATTGCCATGAGCAGGAACTGTACCCGTCGTAACGCAAGAAGACCTCTGCACCGATTGTGTGCAGGATTCTTCTTACCTCTGTACACAGAGAATCTCGTATCGGATGCCCCGCTGGTCACCAGCTGGAGGAATGAGAGTTGGTGTCAGGTGGTCTCGGTGTGGCGCTCGTTCCGAGATCGGCCGTCGCCGAAGCTGCTAACCCGCGGTGATGGTGATCTCGTCGATCACGATCTCGCCCAGCGCATTCGACTCCTCGAGATCGAGCGTCGCGTTCAACGACCATCCCTGATCGCCATCGGGGTCCTCGATGATTTGACGCGCGGTCGTGGATTCCCGTCCGACGGTCAACTCGAACAGTGCCGGTCCTCGGGCCGAGGGTCCGGTACCGATCTCACCGTACTCCTCGAAGTACGGTTCGAGTTCGGCTTCCCAGTCGGGGCCGTCCTCCAGATCGTCCAGGTCGTCCCATCGCCGGGACGCGGCGAGTTCGATGCGCTTGAACATCGCATTGCGAACCAACACCCGGAAGGCCCTCGGGTTGGCGGTGATCGGCCTCGGTGTGTCGCCGCCGTAGGCCTCGGGGCGCGCTTCGGGCTCTTCGCCTGGGTCGGTCAGGTTCTCCCACTCGTCGAGCAGAGAAGAATCGACCTGCCGAACGAGTTCGCCGAGCCACTCGGTGACGTCCTGTACTTCCTCTGTTCGTGCCTCCGGTGGAACCGTCTGTCGCAGAGCCCGATACGCGTCCGCCAGATACCGAAGAACCAGACCCTCCGACCTTGTCAGTCCATAATGGCTGACGAGCTCGGTAAACGTCATGGTCCGTTCGATCATGTCCCGCACGACAGACTTGGGGGACAACGCGATCTCGTTGAGCCATGGATGCCCGCCTCGGTAGATCTCGAACGCCGGAACCAACAATTCGGCAAGAGGTTTGGGCCACGTGACCTCTTCGAGGAGCTCCATGCGCTCGTCGTACTCGATCCCGTCCGCCTTCATCTGCTGGACCGCCTCGCCGCGTGCGGCGTGCTGCTGAGCCATCAAAATCTGCCGTGGATCGTCGAGTGTCGATTCGATGATCGACACGACATCGAGTGCATGGGTGGGTGACTCGGTGTCGAGCAGCTCGAACGACGCCAGTGCGAACGGTGACAACGGCTGATTCAGAGCGAAATCGGGCTGAAGATCCATGGTCAGCCGCGCGTGCCTGCCATCGGCGTCGGGCTCGGAAAGTTGCTCGACGATGCCGGCCGCCACAAGTCCCCGGTAGAGCGTGATGGCGCGGAGAATGTGCTTGCGTTGCGCGGGTCGGGTTTCGTGATTGTCTTCGAGAAGATGGCGCATCGCGGTGAAGCAGTTTCCCGGACGTGCGATGACGTTGAGCAGCATCGCATTACTGACCGAGAACCGAGAGGTGAGCGGCTCCGGACTTGCCGCAACGATGCGCTCGAATGTGGGCTCTCCCCACGAGACGAATCCGTCGGGTGCCTTCTTGCGCTGCACCCGTTTGAGTTTCTTGGGGTCGTCGCCCGCCTTCGCCACCAACCTCGCATTTTCGATGTCGTGCTCCGGCGCCTCGATCACCACGGTCCCGAGCGTGTCGTATCCGGCTCTGCCTGCGCGTCCGGCGATCTGATGGAATTCGCGCGCCCTGAGCTGACGGGTGCGCACACCGTCGTATTTCGTGAGTCCGGTGAAGAGGACGGTTCTGATCGGGACGTTGATTCCTACTCCGAGCGTGTCGGTCCCGCAGATCACCTTGAGGAGTCCATCTTGAGCGAGCTTCTCGACCAGTCGCCGGTACTTCGGCAACATCCCGGCATGATGGACGCCGATGCCGTGCCGCACCAGTCGGGAGAGGGTCTTGCCGAAACCGGTCGTGAAACGGAAGTCGCCGATGGCGTCGGCGATCTGTGCCTTCTCGTCCTTGGATGCGACGTTGACACTCGTCAGGGCCTGCGCGCGTTCGAGTGCCGAAGCCTGTGTGAAGTGAACGACATAGACGGGAGCGAGATGAGTCTCGACGAGTTCGGCGATGGTGTCGCCGATCGGGCTGGTGACGTAGGAGAACATCAGCGGAACTGGACGCTCGGAGCCGGACACGACCGTGGTCACCCGGCCGGTCCTGCGCTCGAGGTCGTCTCGGAAGAAAGTGACGTCACCCAGGGTGGCGGACATCAGGAGAAATTGAGCGTTCGGCAGTTCGATCAACGGCACCTGCCATGCCCACCCGCGGTCCGGTTCGGAGTAGTAGTGAAATTCGTCCATCACCACCTGTCCGATATCGGAGTCCGCGCCTTGACGTAACGCGAGGTTGGCGACGATCTCCGCAGTGGCACAGATGATCGGTGCTCCGGAGTTCACCGACGCATCGCCGGTCATCATCCCGACGTTCTGCGAGCCGAAGATGTCGCATAGGGCAAAGAACTTCTCGCTGACCAGCGCTTTAATCGGCGCGGTGTAGAACGTCCGCTTTCCTGCGGCCAGCGCAGCGAAGTGCGCGCCGACGGCCACCATGGACTTACCGGACCCAGTGGGAGTCGCCAGGATGACGTTCGACCCCGACACCAGCTCGATCAGCGCCTCTTCCTGAGCCGGATAGAGGGTCAGTCCTCGGTCGGAGGTCCACGTGGTGAAGATGTCGAACAGAGCGTCCGGATCCGTGGCCTCGTCGGTGGCGGGGGCAGGGACGACATCGGAGAGAAGCACGACTACAGGTTATTGGTCGAGGGCCATGATCCCTGCACCGGAGGGCTCGTGCCCTGCTAGGTGGCACTGCGTTCGTCGGATCCCATTGCGCCGAGTACTGCGAGCCGCGTGCTCGCGCTGCCGGTGATCATGTCCTCGCCAACGCCGTTGATGAGCAGATGCCGCCATCGAGACTCGTCGAACTCCAGGGCAGGGGTGTCTTCGAAGAATTCCTCGAGGACTTGAAGAAATCGCATGGGGTCGTCCCGGAACGGGAAGTGGCCCGAGCGACGGAACACGCTGAGGCGCGATCCCGGCATGGCCGAATGAGCAAGGTGCGCATGACTGACCGGAATCACCGAGTCCTGATCGCCCCACACGAGGAGCACCGGCAGATTCTCGGTGAGGTAACACCGGTCGAGCATGGTGACCACCTGGCCGCGCCAGTCGACTACCGCCCGCAGCGTTCGCAGGTAGGCCTCGTACGCGGTGGGATCCGGGAGGGCGCTGAGCACTCGCACGAGATCGGGTGTGTCGTGAAGAAGGGCGCCCGGGCGCAACGGCGAGCCGTTGAGGGTGCCGATCAGGCTTTCCGCGAGCTTCACCAGCGGGACAGCGCCGGGGAGGCGGAGCAGTTTGACCGCCTCGCTCACCAGAGGAAGCGACGCCAGTCGTAGCAGCGGGTGCACGTCCTTGGTGACACCGCCGGAGGAGACCAGCACGAGGCGGTTCACCATGTTCGGGAATTGATACGAGAACTGCATTGCCACGCCACCGCCCAACGAATGACCGACGACCGTGACGTGCTCGATTCCAAGAACCGACAGTAGATCGCGCATCCCGTTGGCGTAGGCGGCGACCGAATAGTCCGCACGGGGCTTGTCCGACCGCCCGTGACCCAACAAGTCGGGTGCGATCACGGTGTAGTTCTGCGCGAGGTGGGGGATGACGTCGTTCCAGGTCTCCGAGTTGTCGCCGATCCCATGGATCAACAGGAGCGCAGGACCTTCGCCGGCCATGCGAAACGCACGTCGATATCCGTGGACCGTGCGAAACATCAGACGTGGCTCGGCGTCGGGAACCGGCCGAAGCTTTCGCGTGCGTAGAGAGCCCATCCAAGCCTCCTGGTTCCATCGGTGATCGTTGGTCGATGCCGGTTTCGCCTATGACTCTCGCACGAGATCACTGCATCGGCGAGATATCGGGAGGATTTGGAGTTACATGTATGTTTCGGCCCGCGCTTACCGTCAGCGCAGGTCGTCCGGGTCGGTATCCGAATCGTTGTTGGTACCCGCCTCGGGGCCAGCATCG from Rhodococcus sp. P1Y includes these protein-coding regions:
- the nrdR gene encoding transcriptional regulator NrdR, which produces MHCPFCRHPDSRVVDSREADEGQAIRRRRSCPECGRRFTTVETAVLAVVKRSGVTEPFSREKVVKGVRRACQGRDVDNDALNLLSQQVEDAVRASGSAEIPSHEVGLAILGPLRDLDEVAYLRFASVYRSFSSAEDFEKEIHDLRVHRETSVVD
- the hrpA gene encoding ATP-dependent RNA helicase HrpA codes for the protein MSTPTVSELRRSLLARTSAVSIRDEHRLRRRLDRARTPDALVAVESDIARAEIALINRRAAVPTIEYPEALPVSQRKDDIAEAIQNNQVVIVAGETGSGKTTQIPKICLELGRGIRGSIGHTQPRRLAARTVAERIAEEVGESIGESIGYKVRFTDQSSDSTLVKLMTDGILLAEIQRDRILRQYDTLIIDEAHERSLNIDFILGYLAQLLPRRPDLKVIITSATIDPERFAKHFARDGVSAPVIEVSGRTFPVEMRYRPLTVDVGDTTIDLDPVDATCDAVAELIGEGDGDILVFLSGEREIRDTADALRDKQLRGTEIVPLYARLSAAEQHRVFTPHAGRRVVLSTNVAETSLTVPGIRYVVDPGTARISRYSLRTKVQRLPIEPISQASARQRAGRCGRVADGICIRLYSEEDFDARPQFTEPEILRTNLASVILQMTSLGLGKIDQFPFVEPPDPRSIRDGIGLLEELGALKPATSAGESELTPIGRELASLPVDPRMARMLVEANNSGALADALVVVSALSIQDVRERPVEHQQAADEKHARFAVESSDFLAYVELWKYLREQRNDLSSNQFRRMCKSEFLHYLRIREWQDLHGQLRQITRGLGWSVPDAPSTPAALHQSLLAGLLSHIGLREGDKREFLGARGTHFAVFPGSGLFKKPPRWVMAAELVETGRLWGRMAARIEPEWAEQLAPHLVKRTYSEPHWSTKRQSAMAYERVTLYGIPLVTGRPVNYHSIDAETSRELFIRHALVQGEWTTQHPFFHRNRALLEDVGELENRARRRDIVVDDDALYDFYDARIAAEAVSARHFDTWWKKTRRRTPDLLDFTAETVVNPDAASVLGGDYPDAWRQGEIQFPLTYQFEPGSAADGVTARIPIALLAQVQPVGFDWLVPGMRAELVATLIKLLPKAQRRTVVPAPDFAAAALASMKPRTEPVITALARELSRLGSTRIDPTDFDVSGLPAHLQMTFVAVDTDGKQLGSAKDLVELRKSLATRVTREVASAVGGAERAPTLAWTSSSLGTLDETVTKSVAGQTVTGYPALVHESGGVAVRVLSTPAGQRAAMRDGTRRLLLESAPRGTKALIAGIPTRERLALGQNPYGSIDDLLEDCRKTAVDEAMDAHGGPVRTPEAFAALSKAVGAEVTSRTSGLLALVRPILTESLELKAELDGKQGDAADDVREQLAALVFDGFVFEFGSSRLADVPRYLKAAAVRLNSLPSSAARDNAGLDVLDRVYDAYDRLLKSLPESRQSSKPVLDVFWMIEELRVGLFAQTVRTAYPVSEKRVLKAIAAAGSS
- a CDS encoding Pr6Pr family membrane protein encodes the protein MAVDSERSAVASTGVTIRVLRVAFAALTAVALFAIVRDSSVDPTFSYSNYFSYFTVLSNVGTVVVLAVGGLLDPQGLGWQLVRGAVTLYMVITGIIYAVLLSGIEVGIHGQWTNDVVHRIMPVVILLDWVLVPARRRISEAQSLVWLAFPLVYGIYTLIRGPFVDWYPYPFLDPRGQGYVALLIGLVVLTTAFVLMALAVNAVGRLGSRWRYGSSAPAGE
- a CDS encoding aminotransferase family protein, whose translation is MSSAPEPTYESTHSALWHGFADMGAVSKNGPFVVSRGEGAHIWDREGNKYLDATAGLWFTNVGHGRTEIADAVAAQLSSLAHYSNFGDFASEPTMALAERLGEIAPVAGSKIFFTSGGSDSIDTAAKLARRYWHEVGKPDKTLIVGRQKAYHGMHVAGTSLAGIPVNHENYGTLMPDARTVAWDDAKSLLSLIEEIGADKVAAFFCEPIIGAGGVYLPPEGYLQEVRQICRDNDVLFVADEVVTGFGRIGGSWFASTRFDLQPDIMTTAKGLTSGYVPMGAVFIAPHIAEPFFAGGVWWRHGYTYGGHAGAAAAAMATLDIMERENLLQESARLESSLHTHLAPLADHDRVLEVRSGLGAVAAVQLKDPAEALPFVGTLRKHGVSGRAAGQGAMQISPSFVMTDAEVEELAGRILTALG
- a CDS encoding PhzF family phenazine biosynthesis protein, which gives rise to MAIEVSVVRVFTDDRGGHGNPLGIVRADEVAEADRQALATELGFSETVFFTSDGSSRAWATIYTPAAELPFAGHPTVGLSWWLCQHGTKIDTLSVPASDLRVRFDGDTTWIRAKASWAPPFVEHQVKTIAEVEATDPASFTDGHHYVWTWVDEAENSIRSRMFAPDMGINEDEATGSAAVWITDRLGRGVTIRQGRGSILLTTRDDDWIELGGRTVAGNTIEI